The DNA window GGCTTTGCCTGTGGCGATGTCGGCCGCGTAGAGCCACCATTCCTGGGGCTGTGCCTCAAGGGTGGAGATGGGCGGCCCACCGGCAGCGGGACGACGCATGAAGGCGATGCGTTTGGAATCGGGAGACCAGCGCGGGGAGGAGTCGCGAGCGGCGGTGGGTGCGAGCCACTGGATGGGCATATCGCTACTGGTGAAGACGCCGATGAAGGAGTGGTCTCCACGCGCCGATTGGAAGGCAATGCGAGCGCCGTCGGGGGACCATTGCGGATCGGTATTGTCTCCACGCGCGGTGAAGAGACGCTTGGCGGGCGAGGAGGCGTCAATAGGGACGATCCAGATTTGCCGTTCGCGTTCGAAGGCGACCTGATCGCCTTTGGGGGAGATAACGGGATTTTCGCCTTCGCCGAGGCTCTTGGCTTCGCCACCTGCAAAGGGGATGGACCAGATCTGGACGCGCAGCGGTGTGGGGTCGCCGATGGGGTTGACGGGAAGTGCCGCGTCGAAGTTCGAGCCGTGATCGCCACCGCGCACATAGACGACGTGGCTGCCGTTGGGTGACAGAGAGACCTGGGTGAGTTCCTGGCCGTCGTCACGGGTGTACTGGGTGAGCTGGCGGGCGCGCCAGTCTGGACCTTCGGCGACGTAGAGGTTGCGGATGCCTCGTTCGTTGAAGGCCCAAGCGATGCGGCTGCCTGTTGGGGCCGCCGCCAGCTCGTTGGGGAAGGGATAAGACTTGATCTGCGCGAGAGTGTAGTCTGCAGCGGAAGCCAGAGTGGCAGCGAGGACAACGGCGCTAAGGAGATGGGCCATTGCTTAATGATTATGGCGCGGAATGTTGTCTCCTACATTGCGATATTTAACGGCGAATTCGAGGACGCCGCCGAACTCGAGTTGTCCGACATGGCTGCGGAAGAACTCCTGCCAGGGGGTTTGCGTTTCGGCAATGGGAAGCTCAATGTGCTTGCGGCGCTCTTCGATTTCTTCGTCGCTGAGCAGGACGTCAACACGGCTTTCGTTGAGGTTGACGCGGATCTTGTCGCCTGTTTTGAGGATGGCGAGGTTGCCGCCTGCAGCGGCTTCGGGCGAGACGTTGAGGATGGAGGCGCTGGCGCTGGTACCGCTTTGCCTGCCATCACCGAGGGTGGGGAGCTGGCTGACGCCGATGCGCACGAGCTTGTCCGGCGGCAGCATGTTGACGACTTCGGCGGCGCCAGGATAGCCGATGGGACCGCAGCCGCGGATGACGAGGATGGAGCGTTCGTCGATCTGCAGATCGGCATCGTTGATACGGGCGTGGTAGTCTTCGGGGCCCTCGAATACGACCGCGTTGGCGGTGAAGATGTTCTCTTCGCCTGGAGTGCTGAGGAAGCGCTGGCGGAAGTCCGGACCGATGACGGAGGACTTGACTAGCGAGCTGGTGAAGAGATTGCCGCTCATCACGAGGAAGCCGGCATCTTCGACGAGGGGCTTGTCGTAGCTGTGGATGACCTTGGGGTCCTTGCTGCCTTGGCCGCGATAGGATTCGCCCATCGTTTTGCCTTCGACGTTGCGGGCGCTTTCGTGGATCTTGCCGGCCTTCATGAGTTCGCCGATGATGGCGGGGATGCCGCCAGCGAGGTGGAAGCTTTCGGTGAGGTACTCGCCTGCAGGCTGGACATTGGCGAGCAGGGGGATCTTGTGGCCGATGGTTTCCCAGTCCTTGGTCTTGAGGTTGACGCCGAGGTGGCGGGCGATGGCGACGAGGTGGGGCGGACAGTTGGTGGAGCCGCCGATGGCGCTGCAGACGACGATTGCGTTCTCGAAAGCTTCGCGGGTCATGATGTCGGAGGGGCGCAGATTCTCGCGCACCATTTCGACAATGCGCTTGCCGGTGCGGAAGGCCATCTGTGTGCGCTCCCGATAGGGAGCAGGGATGACGGCGCAGCCGGGGAGACTCATCCCGAGCGCCTCGGCCATGGAGTTCATCGACGAGGCCGTGCCCATGGTGTTGCAGTGGCCAGGGCTGGGCGCCGAGGCCATGACGCGCTCCATGAACTCGTCATAGTCGATTTCGCCCGCGGCGTGGAGGCGGCGCGCTTCCCAGACGCTCATGCCGCTACCAGCGAGCTTGCCGTTGTAATAGCTGTTCAGCATGGGGCCGCCGCTGAGGACGATGGCGGGCGTGTTGACGGTGGCGGCGGCCA is part of the Bryobacter aggregatus MPL3 genome and encodes:
- a CDS encoding IlvD/Edd family dehydratase; amino-acid sequence: MNRDRKFALRSQNWFQNPDNLGMTAVYLERYANYGLTREELQSGRPIIGIAQTGSDLSPCNRIHLDLESRVRDGIRDAGGVPFVFPVHPIFENCRRPTAALDRNLAYLGLVEILHGYFLDGVVLTTGCDKTTPACLMAAATVNTPAIVLSGGPMLNSYYNGKLAGSGMSVWEARRLHAAGEIDYDEFMERVMASAPSPGHCNTMGTASSMNSMAEALGMSLPGCAVIPAPYRERTQMAFRTGKRIVEMVRENLRPSDIMTREAFENAIVVCSAIGGSTNCPPHLVAIARHLGVNLKTKDWETIGHKIPLLANVQPAGEYLTESFHLAGGIPAIIGELMKAGKIHESARNVEGKTMGESYRGQGSKDPKVIHSYDKPLVEDAGFLVMSGNLFTSSLVKSSVIGPDFRQRFLSTPGEENIFTANAVVFEGPEDYHARINDADLQIDERSILVIRGCGPIGYPGAAEVVNMLPPDKLVRIGVSQLPTLGDGRQSGTSASASILNVSPEAAAGGNLAILKTGDKIRVNLNESRVDVLLSDEEIEERRKHIELPIAETQTPWQEFFRSHVGQLEFGGVLEFAVKYRNVGDNIPRHNH